The Pseudoalteromonas translucida KMM 520 genome has a window encoding:
- the speB gene encoding agmatinase: MSTLFDHPDHSLYSNGMTFLRCPMVQNITAIDADVVVLGLPFDMATSGRPGARLGPDAIRRASVHLAWEGTKYPWTFPLFEHLKVADAGDFTYPVGDAEYFTAQLEQAASKILSQGKTLLGLGGDHFVTLPLLRAHEKQHGKMALVHFDAHTDTYSNGSRYDHGTMFYHAPMEGLIDLEHSIQIGIRTDFDQSKHGFAVIDAMQANDLSANDIAAQIIARVGDLPVYLTFDIDCLDPAFAPGTGTPVCGGLTSDKVLKILRALKGINMVGMDVVEVSPAYDQSEVTAIAAATIAHELLHLWAYKNKY, encoded by the coding sequence ATGTCGACTTTGTTTGATCATCCCGATCACTCATTGTATTCCAATGGGATGACCTTTTTACGTTGTCCTATGGTGCAAAATATTACCGCGATTGACGCCGATGTAGTGGTGCTTGGTTTGCCATTTGACATGGCGACCTCGGGCCGCCCGGGTGCACGTTTAGGCCCAGACGCGATTCGTCGTGCATCGGTGCATTTAGCGTGGGAAGGCACTAAGTATCCATGGACGTTTCCATTATTTGAGCATTTAAAAGTGGCCGATGCTGGAGACTTTACTTACCCGGTAGGCGACGCTGAGTATTTTACGGCGCAGCTTGAACAAGCCGCGAGTAAAATATTAAGCCAAGGGAAAACCTTATTAGGGCTAGGTGGCGATCATTTTGTGACTTTACCATTGCTACGCGCACATGAAAAACAGCATGGCAAAATGGCCCTGGTGCACTTTGATGCGCACACAGATACTTACAGTAATGGCTCACGCTACGACCACGGTACCATGTTTTATCATGCGCCAATGGAAGGGTTAATTGATTTAGAGCACAGTATTCAAATTGGTATTCGCACCGACTTTGATCAAAGCAAGCATGGGTTTGCAGTGATTGATGCCATGCAAGCCAACGATTTATCGGCAAACGATATTGCTGCGCAAATAATTGCGCGAGTAGGCGATTTACCTGTTTATTTAACCTTTGATATTGATTGCCTTGATCCGGCGTTTGCACCTGGTACAGGCACTCCCGTGTGTGGTGGTTTAACATCAGACAAAGTGCTTAAAATATTACGTGCTTTAAAAGGCATTAATATGGTGGGTATGGATGTAGTAGAGGTATCGCCAGCGTATGATCAAAGTGAAGTAACCGCGATTGCTGCAGCAACCATTGCGCATGAGCTTTTGCACTTATGGGCATATAAAAATAAGTATTAA
- a CDS encoding DUF1656 domain-containing protein has translation MLQAVVLGGLEFSPLVVYFPIAFLLTALSRFILHRLDWHDRIWRVAWFEVSLFVCYLALTVYLLSGRII, from the coding sequence ATGCTTCAGGCTGTTGTTTTAGGAGGGCTAGAATTTAGCCCTTTGGTTGTTTATTTTCCCATAGCATTTTTATTAACAGCGCTGAGTCGTTTTATTTTGCATCGTTTAGATTGGCACGATCGCATTTGGCGGGTTGCCTGGTTTGAGGTGTCTTTATTTGTGTGTTACTTAGCATTAACCGTATATTTATTAAGTGGAAGAATAATTTGA
- a CDS encoding HlyD family secretion protein — protein MAKYLRILITVLVVFMAVLAGRWVWNDYMHTPWTRDGRIRANIVTVAPDVSGWVTHLNMIDGQSVKQGDLLFSVDAKRYQAALERSKASTENALYTWELAKHKYERRIALNSQQAISEESLEATRINTKIAKANYELAKTEQAVAQLNLDRTQVIAPVSGYIINLDLRQGNYVAQGVSVFAIVQADSFYVTGYFEETKIPLIHLKQHANIALLSGGKPLTGQVMSIGKAIANTNTQSNGQRLPQVQQTFNWVRLSQRIPVDIKLDALPAGTQLSAGMTATIRLVER, from the coding sequence ATGGCCAAATATTTACGTATTTTAATTACTGTACTGGTTGTTTTTATGGCTGTATTAGCAGGGCGTTGGGTATGGAACGATTACATGCATACACCATGGACCCGCGATGGCCGCATTAGAGCCAATATTGTTACGGTAGCGCCAGATGTGTCTGGTTGGGTAACTCATTTAAACATGATTGACGGGCAAAGTGTAAAGCAGGGGGATCTGCTTTTTAGTGTTGATGCTAAGCGTTATCAGGCGGCGTTAGAGCGCAGTAAAGCCAGTACCGAAAATGCATTATATACCTGGGAGCTTGCTAAACATAAATACGAGCGTCGAATAGCATTAAACAGCCAACAAGCAATTAGTGAAGAAAGTTTAGAAGCAACACGAATTAATACAAAAATAGCAAAAGCCAACTATGAACTCGCTAAAACAGAGCAAGCAGTAGCACAGTTAAACCTTGATAGAACCCAAGTTATTGCACCTGTGTCGGGTTACATAATTAACTTAGATTTACGCCAAGGCAATTACGTTGCTCAAGGCGTGTCGGTATTTGCCATTGTACAAGCCGACTCTTTTTATGTAACCGGCTACTTTGAAGAAACCAAAATCCCTCTTATTCATTTAAAACAACACGCAAATATAGCTTTGTTAAGTGGTGGTAAGCCTTTAACTGGTCAGGTAATGAGTATAGGTAAAGCAATTGCTAATACTAATACGCAAAGTAATGGCCAGCGTTTACCACAAGTGCAGCAAACCTTTAACTGGGTACGCTTATCGCAGCGTATTCCGGTAGATATTAAATTAGACGCGCTTCCTGCAGGTACTCAGCTTAGCGCCGGAATGACCGCAACCATTCGACTTGTTGAGCGCTAA
- a CDS encoding FUSC family protein translates to MEAVLRNLFSPKKQAVIFALKGVIAMAMALTVALFLNLDRPYWALVSAVFLQIRPESGLVAEKALCQIVGTIIGGLFGILLLTQLISYPYLALGVLGLWLGINSTLSAMVRQTNFIYAFAMAAVTAEIIVLLVIANPTTVSSQAIFSIAQSRMSEIIIGSICAGIVSHLFWPVKVKDGLQIQAKSLINQTLNYLVTELNIKGSHEERHQQIDGILATLGAVNEDSSAVRYEGPKGPGRARAANQLSQKVLSLLALIQIFGRLQRSHTKLMSPLLTQLFTQLKQVLANIAQANSIDDCIEQVKNLRRELTEYRADNSSELPFESHMLNVSVDIATELTVLLRAYRALEERDTRLLNAPSTVTYRDPLAAIIVGFRTVMVFFIGACIWVSTGSPAAIMIMILPVIFSIMLARFPLIVLRVVLKRIMIGVVVASFVSIFYALNLLAYSGGQLEILILVLAGPYFIGLLLLADRETLPYGLGFCIPFSILVSPSTDMSRAFSIDYTLSAAMAIFTGVAILFWVFHLITGPSAQLLVHRIFKATHQDLLDINKHSAPIVWYNQRMADRLLRLTNYDQGSQSRAITDLALTALNLGHAAVRLRSVCENVAGKDLKYFTLWQYALADAFLQASKGQVDQRFKHACDALYQELVCILGESQQVEAIQGMFMRINLTFERSANSIKTPNSLL, encoded by the coding sequence ATGGAAGCTGTGCTGCGTAACCTGTTTTCTCCTAAGAAGCAGGCTGTTATTTTTGCTCTAAAAGGCGTAATTGCCATGGCAATGGCGCTTACAGTTGCTTTGTTTCTTAATTTAGATCGCCCGTACTGGGCTTTAGTTTCGGCGGTGTTTTTACAAATACGCCCAGAGAGTGGCTTAGTGGCCGAAAAAGCTCTGTGCCAAATTGTAGGCACTATTATAGGCGGCTTATTTGGCATATTACTATTAACGCAGCTCATATCTTACCCTTACTTAGCACTGGGCGTATTGGGGTTGTGGCTGGGTATTAACTCAACGTTATCGGCTATGGTTAGGCAAACAAATTTTATTTATGCGTTTGCTATGGCGGCGGTTACCGCCGAAATTATAGTGTTACTGGTAATAGCAAACCCTACTACAGTAAGTAGCCAAGCCATATTTAGTATTGCCCAATCACGCATGAGCGAAATTATAATTGGCTCAATTTGCGCCGGCATTGTGAGCCATTTATTTTGGCCTGTAAAAGTCAAAGATGGGCTGCAAATTCAGGCAAAGTCATTAATAAATCAAACCCTTAATTACCTAGTTACTGAGCTAAATATAAAAGGTTCGCACGAAGAGCGACACCAACAAATAGATGGCATTTTAGCAACATTAGGCGCGGTTAACGAAGATTCTAGCGCGGTGCGTTACGAAGGCCCTAAAGGTCCTGGGCGTGCTCGTGCAGCAAATCAATTGTCGCAAAAAGTATTATCTTTACTGGCGTTAATTCAAATATTTGGTCGTTTACAGCGTAGCCATACAAAATTGATGAGCCCGCTACTGACTCAATTATTTACTCAGCTCAAACAGGTTTTAGCAAATATAGCGCAAGCAAACAGTATTGATGATTGCATTGAACAAGTAAAAAACTTGCGCCGAGAGTTAACCGAATATCGTGCTGACAATAGCAGTGAGCTGCCTTTTGAGTCGCATATGCTTAATGTTAGTGTTGATATAGCTACAGAGCTAACTGTGTTGCTGCGTGCTTATCGCGCCCTTGAAGAGCGTGATACAAGGCTACTAAACGCACCTAGCACAGTAACTTATCGTGACCCGTTAGCGGCTATAATTGTAGGGTTTCGCACCGTTATGGTGTTTTTTATTGGCGCGTGTATTTGGGTAAGTACAGGATCGCCGGCAGCAATAATGATTATGATTTTACCGGTGATATTTTCAATTATGTTAGCGCGTTTTCCACTCATTGTTTTGCGTGTGGTGTTAAAGCGGATAATGATTGGAGTTGTGGTTGCCAGTTTTGTCAGTATTTTTTATGCACTTAACTTATTAGCCTACAGTGGTGGGCAATTAGAAATACTTATATTGGTATTAGCTGGCCCTTACTTTATTGGTTTATTACTACTTGCCGATAGAGAAACCCTGCCTTACGGATTAGGTTTTTGTATACCGTTTTCTATTTTGGTGAGCCCAAGCACCGATATGAGCCGAGCATTTTCAATTGATTATACGCTGAGTGCAGCAATGGCTATTTTTACTGGGGTGGCTATTTTATTTTGGGTTTTTCATTTAATTACAGGGCCAAGTGCACAATTATTAGTGCATAGAATTTTTAAAGCAACCCATCAAGACCTGCTCGATATTAATAAACACAGTGCGCCTATTGTTTGGTATAACCAGCGAATGGCCGACCGACTATTACGACTCACTAATTACGACCAAGGTTCGCAGTCTCGCGCTATTACTGATTTGGCATTAACCGCATTAAATTTAGGCCACGCAGCAGTGCGATTACGCTCTGTGTGCGAAAACGTAGCAGGTAAAGATCTAAAATATTTTACACTATGGCAGTATGCCCTTGCTGATGCGTTTTTGCAGGCAAGTAAAGGTCAAGTCGATCAGCGGTTTAAACATGCATGCGACGCGTTATATCAAGAATTAGTGTGTATATTAGGAGAGTCGCAGCAGGTTGAGGCAATACAAGGAATGTTTATGCGGATTAACTTAACCTTTGAGCGTAGCGCCAATAGTATTAAGACCCCAAACTCACTACTTTAG
- a CDS encoding RNA methyltransferase: MISKNQLKLIRQLGQKKYRKQFNQYLVQGEKNVLELLNSPLKAVDVFATEAFINTYQGQYQGVNFISAEEEQLTKVSTLVSNNAAIAIVNMPHAAQLQTSGLILALDGVSDPGNLGTIIRVADWYGIKHIVTSTDSADAYNPKTISATMGSFVRVSVSQVDLPAYLATLKLPIYGAFLDGENVHNTQFTGSGVLLMGSESHGIREACAKLVTDKITIPAFGQAESLNVAMATGIILDNFKRQA; encoded by the coding sequence ATGATTTCAAAAAACCAACTCAAACTTATTCGCCAACTTGGCCAAAAAAAGTACCGCAAGCAATTTAATCAATACCTTGTACAAGGTGAAAAAAACGTACTTGAGTTATTAAACAGCCCATTAAAGGCGGTTGATGTATTTGCTACCGAGGCATTTATAAATACCTATCAAGGGCAGTATCAGGGTGTTAATTTTATTAGCGCCGAGGAAGAGCAGCTAACCAAAGTAAGTACGCTGGTTAGTAACAATGCCGCCATTGCTATTGTAAATATGCCACACGCAGCACAACTACAAACCAGTGGCTTAATATTAGCACTTGATGGCGTATCTGATCCGGGCAATTTAGGCACTATTATTAGAGTTGCTGATTGGTACGGTATTAAACATATTGTAACCAGTACTGATAGCGCCGATGCATACAACCCTAAAACAATTAGCGCTACTATGGGCTCGTTTGTAAGAGTGTCGGTAAGCCAAGTTGATTTACCTGCGTATTTAGCCACATTAAAATTACCAATTTATGGTGCCTTTTTAGACGGGGAAAATGTGCACAACACTCAATTTACAGGTTCAGGCGTGTTATTAATGGGCAGTGAGTCGCACGGTATACGCGAGGCGTGTGCCAAATTAGTAACTGATAAAATAACCATACCGGCTTTTGGTCAGGCTGAGTCGCTAAATGTGGCTATGGCAACCGGTATTATTTTAGATAACTTTAAACGCCAAGCTTAA